The following are from one region of the Thermodesulfobacteriota bacterium genome:
- a CDS encoding TRASH domain-containing protein, with the protein MKKYSALFTFLVVVIAIAALGTHVQAEQSSALKPLDAKYVCMITNQEFVREQIPVEVEGKTYYGCCEMCKAKIKNNPQSRVAVDPISGKQVDKADAVIGAAPDGSIYYFESEENFAQYNPN; encoded by the coding sequence AAATACAGCGCATTATTTACATTCTTAGTAGTAGTTATAGCTATCGCCGCATTGGGTACACATGTGCAGGCGGAGCAAAGTTCAGCACTAAAACCACTGGACGCAAAGTATGTCTGCATGATCACAAACCAAGAATTTGTAAGAGAGCAGATCCCGGTTGAGGTAGAAGGCAAAACTTACTACGGCTGCTGTGAGATGTGCAAGGCTAAAATAAAGAACAATCCTCAGAGCAGAGTTGCTGTTGATCCGATCAGCGGAAAACAGGTAGACAAGGCTGATGCAGTAATCGGCGCTGCGCCAGACGGTAGCATTTACTACTTTGAGAGTGAAGAGAACTTTGCTCAGTACAATCCGAACTAA